One stretch of Nitratiruptor tergarcus DSM 16512 DNA includes these proteins:
- a CDS encoding efflux RND transporter permease subunit — protein sequence MKKFEKFIYNILEHKWKKFFVILLVLVALAGSIAMIPTKIVWVKMLPGKSANTFSVYIDLPTGSSKEQTKEVTECVIDILKDEKEVTDIESFIGMGAPLDYAGLVKGSAFKNSENVAEIVVNLTDKHEREERSYNMVHRLRPIIQKKCESLVKQTSIKLIEQPAGPPTLASIVAEIYTPNEKTRRDFAQKVANIFKNTPGLVDVDIMEDELYKKFHLKPNIDKIQKSGLAVEQVQKILYLAFEGMGVGVKNSENYPSQIELFLRLSDSTRRFDDKSLEAVKKKLASFELMNQKGMMVPLTEVVDIVEATNEPTIMHKNLRRYTNVIAETDLVSQVYPLLEARETIMKEFAKDYEIQKTDYLFNLRFIDKKTGEVIDLKWDGEMKVTLDTFRDLGLAFIAALILIYLLIVVYYKSYTLSNIVMAGSFLSIIGVIVGHWVADLVTRDTFFLTATSLIGFIALMGISSRNSILLIDFAKALMIEKHIPKRRAIAIATATRARPIMLTAIAIILGSALLASDPIFGGLGVALIGGTVAAVVVSLLFIPVLMDNAKAMDFTDEQTRSEEEFK from the coding sequence GTGAAAAAGTTTGAAAAGTTCATTTACAATATATTAGAGCATAAATGGAAGAAATTCTTCGTCATCCTCCTTGTTTTAGTTGCTCTAGCTGGCTCAATTGCTATGATTCCTACAAAAATCGTGTGGGTAAAAATGTTGCCAGGAAAAAGTGCAAATACCTTTAGTGTCTATATTGATCTTCCTACAGGATCTTCAAAAGAGCAGACAAAAGAGGTAACAGAATGTGTTATAGATATTTTAAAAGATGAAAAAGAGGTAACAGATATAGAGAGTTTCATTGGTATGGGTGCACCTCTTGATTATGCTGGGCTCGTAAAGGGGAGTGCGTTTAAAAATAGTGAAAACGTTGCTGAAATTGTAGTTAATCTTACTGATAAACATGAGCGTGAAGAACGTAGCTACAATATGGTACACCGTTTGCGACCAATTATTCAAAAAAAGTGTGAGTCGCTTGTAAAACAAACCTCTATTAAACTTATTGAGCAGCCAGCTGGCCCCCCAACTTTAGCATCTATTGTTGCAGAGATTTATACACCAAATGAGAAAACGAGAAGAGATTTTGCTCAAAAAGTTGCAAATATTTTCAAAAACACTCCAGGGCTTGTTGATGTAGATATAATGGAAGATGAGCTTTACAAAAAGTTTCATCTCAAACCAAATATCGACAAGATTCAAAAGAGTGGTCTTGCAGTAGAGCAGGTACAAAAGATACTCTATCTTGCATTTGAAGGGATGGGCGTTGGCGTAAAAAATAGCGAAAACTACCCTTCTCAAATAGAGCTCTTTTTGCGTTTGAGCGATAGTACAAGAAGATTTGATGATAAATCTTTAGAGGCTGTCAAGAAAAAACTTGCTTCTTTTGAGTTGATGAATCAAAAAGGAATGATGGTACCACTTACTGAAGTAGTTGATATTGTTGAAGCGACAAATGAGCCTACTATTATGCATAAAAACCTCAGACGCTATACAAATGTAATTGCTGAAACAGATCTTGTCTCGCAAGTCTATCCTCTTTTGGAAGCGAGAGAGACAATAATGAAAGAGTTTGCGAAAGATTATGAGATCCAAAAGACTGATTATCTCTTTAACCTTCGCTTCATCGATAAAAAAACAGGTGAGGTAATAGATCTCAAGTGGGATGGAGAGATGAAAGTTACCCTCGATACTTTTAGAGATTTGGGACTCGCTTTTATCGCTGCTCTCATTCTCATTTATCTGCTTATAGTTGTTTATTATAAGAGCTATACTCTCTCCAATATTGTTATGGCTGGAAGTTTCCTCTCCATTATTGGAGTGATTGTTGGACACTGGGTTGCAGATCTTGTAACACGAGATACCTTTTTCCTCACTGCAACTTCTCTTATTGGATTTATCGCTCTTATGGGAATTAGTTCACGTAACTCCATATTACTTATCGATTTTGCAAAAGCATTGATGATAGAAAAACATATTCCTAAAAGAAGAGCAATTGCGATTGCAACTGCAACGAGGGCACGCCCAATTATGCTTACTGCTATTGCTATTATTTTAGGTTCGGCACTTTTAGCTAGCGATCCTATTTTTGGGGGACTTGGTGTTGCACTCATTGGTGGTACAGTTGCTGCTGTTGTAGTTTCACTTCTTTTTATTCCGGTGCTCATGGATAATGCAAAAGCGATGGATTTCACTGATGAGCAGACAAGAAGTGAAGAGGAATTTAAATAG
- a CDS encoding efflux RND transporter permease subunit, with translation MSNEIKCHYEPKDIAGKLAKTFLHNPLTALLAVFVLAVGYLSLEIMPREEDPQIAISGGTVIVPMPGATPKEIENVIVKPLEEKIREISGVEYIYGIAKENVGIVNVQYYIGQNREISNLKLYDKVMQNMNLLPKNAMQPLVKPFDIDIDIPILTFAFYKRDKALSDAEFFKVIKDIQYKINRIKNVSKTNLKGAHKRQFNILVDLNKLTGFHLSLGQIMQAVSSVAKEVPEVKNRTKDKKIVIFGVPNAIESIEDVKNIMVANYMGSPIYVKDIAKVEDGIDIQNFKEAGIWTKKLGTKPQYTLEVSKLKGTNAVFVANDVLALMKDLKPYLEHKGIGYVLTRDYGKRANDAVNELVDHLLITIAIIAVMLVFFLGWKEALIVTFTVPAILAITLFIAYITGQTINRITLFAFLLSLGLLVDAAIIVIENIHRHLHEHDAVDKDMDTILVEATDEIGAPTNVATIAIIMTMIPMAFVGGMMGEFMKPIPLNVPVALLASLLIAYIFTPYLSKKMLKKPHMHHHHHHFQKEEKLPKECDIDGGKQ, from the coding sequence ATGAGTAATGAGATAAAATGCCACTATGAACCAAAAGATATTGCAGGAAAACTTGCAAAAACCTTTTTACATAACCCCTTGACTGCCCTCCTTGCTGTTTTTGTATTGGCAGTAGGATACCTATCGCTTGAGATAATGCCTCGAGAAGAGGATCCACAAATAGCAATTAGTGGTGGTACAGTGATTGTACCTATGCCTGGCGCTACACCTAAAGAGATTGAAAATGTTATTGTAAAACCTTTAGAAGAGAAGATTCGAGAGATCAGTGGAGTTGAATATATTTATGGAATAGCAAAAGAGAATGTAGGAATTGTGAATGTACAGTACTACATCGGGCAAAATAGAGAGATATCTAATCTCAAGCTCTATGACAAAGTAATGCAAAATATGAATTTACTTCCAAAAAATGCGATGCAACCGCTTGTCAAACCTTTTGATATTGATATCGATATACCTATTTTGACTTTTGCTTTTTATAAACGTGACAAAGCCTTGAGTGATGCAGAATTTTTTAAAGTCATAAAAGATATCCAGTATAAAATTAACCGCATAAAAAATGTCTCAAAAACAAATCTCAAAGGTGCGCATAAAAGGCAGTTTAATATTTTAGTTGATCTCAATAAACTAACAGGCTTTCATCTCTCTTTAGGGCAGATTATGCAAGCGGTAAGCTCTGTTGCGAAAGAGGTACCGGAGGTAAAAAATAGGACCAAAGATAAAAAAATTGTCATTTTTGGAGTACCTAATGCAATAGAGAGCATAGAAGATGTAAAAAACATCATGGTCGCTAACTATATGGGATCGCCTATATATGTAAAAGATATTGCAAAAGTAGAAGATGGTATAGATATTCAAAACTTCAAAGAAGCTGGAATCTGGACAAAAAAATTGGGTACAAAGCCTCAATATACATTAGAAGTGAGTAAACTTAAGGGAACAAATGCAGTTTTTGTTGCTAATGATGTTTTAGCACTCATGAAAGATCTCAAGCCATATCTTGAGCATAAAGGCATTGGATATGTCTTGACAAGGGATTATGGAAAACGTGCAAATGATGCGGTAAATGAGCTTGTTGACCATCTTCTTATTACCATTGCTATTATTGCTGTGATGTTAGTGTTTTTCCTTGGTTGGAAAGAGGCACTCATCGTTACCTTTACTGTACCTGCTATTTTAGCAATCACTCTTTTTATAGCCTATATCACTGGGCAGACAATTAACAGAATTACACTCTTTGCATTTTTACTCTCATTGGGACTATTGGTTGATGCTGCAATTATTGTTATAGAAAATATTCATAGACATTTACACGAGCATGATGCAGTGGATAAGGATATGGATACCATTTTGGTAGAAGCGACAGATGAGATAGGTGCACCTACAAATGTGGCAACTATTGCGATTATTATGACTATGATTCCTATGGCTTTTGTAGGTGGTATGATGGGTGAATTTATGAAGCCAATTCCACTTAATGTTCCTGTTGCACTTTTGGCTTCACTTCTCATTGCTTATATTTTTACGCCATATCTTTCCAAAAAGATGCTCAAAAAACCACACATGCATCATCACCATCACCATTTTCAAAAAGAGGAGAAACTTCCAAAAGAGTGTGATATAGATGGAGGCAAGCAGTGA
- a CDS encoding efflux RND transporter periplasmic adaptor subunit, which yields MKNIVFAMLFALSLYAEGLSLSGTVISDDTKMLGTRYMGFVKKVYKHEGDWVKKGEVLYVIDSKEIDLAKSQVELMISQARLAIAMNNNMYMFAKTNYERHKRLFAKGMVSKFELERMELMYKNTKDMVQIAKKQLQMAKAKLAEVLHQYEYLKIKAPNDGVIIQNNVKEGQLTIPGYPGMILTTLDNLKVMAEISESNLKNVKIGQKVAVYIPSLAFEAEGRVTSIIPAANPMTHKFKIKVSFKNPNKATIIPGMYAKLDFK from the coding sequence ATGAAAAATATTGTATTTGCGATGCTTTTTGCATTATCACTCTATGCAGAAGGATTGAGTCTTTCAGGAACTGTGATAAGTGATGATACCAAAATGCTTGGTACTCGCTATATGGGATTTGTAAAAAAGGTTTATAAGCATGAGGGTGACTGGGTAAAAAAGGGCGAGGTGCTCTATGTAATTGATTCAAAAGAGATTGATTTAGCAAAATCGCAAGTTGAACTTATGATTTCTCAAGCAAGACTTGCTATTGCAATGAATAATAATATGTATATGTTTGCAAAAACAAATTACGAGCGCCATAAGAGACTCTTTGCAAAAGGTATGGTCTCAAAATTTGAACTAGAACGCATGGAACTTATGTATAAGAATACAAAAGATATGGTACAGATTGCAAAAAAACAGCTCCAAATGGCTAAAGCGAAACTCGCAGAAGTGTTGCATCAATATGAATATCTCAAAATCAAAGCGCCTAATGATGGTGTAATTATTCAAAATAATGTAAAAGAGGGACAACTCACTATTCCTGGATATCCTGGAATGATACTTACAACACTCGATAATCTTAAAGTAATGGCTGAGATTAGCGAAAGTAATCTCAAAAATGTAAAGATTGGACAAAAAGTAGCTGTGTATATTCCTTCTCTAGCTTTTGAGGCTGAAGGGAGAGTGACCTCTATCATTCCTGCAGCAAATCCTATGACGCATAAATTTAAAATAAAAGTCTCATTCAAAAATCCTAACAAAGCTACTATCATTCCTGGAATGTATGCAAAGCTAGATTTTAAATAG
- a CDS encoding TolC family protein, with protein MKKLLLLTLTIGLLFAKVENLKLDEAIAILKKNNSNIKIAQFEEKIAKFNTKIAQSYNYGSLNLVFNALRSNDAGNVFGFKLQSREATFRDFGFKDFLGGVSQALSMANGNFATFSQMMANPQMQNMLLDTAPNDLNNPDARNHFQTKLQYMIPLYTGMKLTMYKKISKEMERMKHLEAKKIVNEMVFATKKTFYDITLVENYIKNLEILKSNMDKLENIIKNFKQEGYAKKTDVLEVQAKKAEVLSYLNQAKLNRELAYQYLSFLIGEDVASIVHVSELAPLPKEDTHNLVQKAIDYKRAKLGKKMMGMNVRLQKSGYYPMIGAFGEYGSSDDKPFNDFFDKDFYTVGAQLKWNLFSGGKTKAEVEQAKIKYLKVNEQLSLAKRGLALKINQIKTAVKSKDYDVKAQSKQYALAKEIYRMYVEKYKEGLSKISDVLIKHSEEIQVLLKLLKTKTERNEKVFELESLLDKGE; from the coding sequence ATGAAAAAGCTTTTGCTACTTACATTAACCATAGGACTGCTTTTTGCTAAAGTCGAAAACCTTAAATTAGATGAAGCAATTGCAATACTCAAAAAAAACAACAGTAATATCAAAATTGCTCAATTTGAGGAAAAAATAGCAAAATTCAATACGAAAATTGCTCAAAGCTATAATTACGGATCTCTAAACCTTGTTTTTAATGCATTGCGTAGTAATGATGCGGGAAATGTCTTTGGATTTAAACTCCAATCAAGAGAAGCTACTTTTAGAGATTTTGGATTTAAAGACTTTTTAGGTGGTGTCTCTCAAGCCCTTAGCATGGCAAATGGTAATTTTGCTACATTTTCGCAGATGATGGCAAATCCTCAAATGCAAAATATGCTCTTAGATACTGCACCAAATGATCTCAACAATCCTGATGCAAGGAACCATTTTCAAACAAAACTACAGTATATGATACCTCTTTATACTGGAATGAAACTGACAATGTATAAAAAGATATCCAAAGAGATGGAGAGAATGAAACATCTCGAAGCTAAAAAAATTGTCAATGAGATGGTTTTTGCAACGAAGAAAACTTTTTATGATATTACTCTTGTAGAAAATTACATTAAAAATCTTGAGATACTGAAATCGAATATGGATAAACTAGAAAATATTATTAAAAATTTTAAACAAGAGGGATATGCGAAAAAGACAGATGTATTAGAGGTTCAAGCAAAAAAAGCAGAAGTTCTTAGTTACCTTAATCAAGCAAAACTCAATAGGGAACTTGCATACCAATATCTCAGTTTTCTCATCGGAGAAGATGTTGCAAGTATTGTGCATGTAAGTGAACTTGCACCTCTTCCAAAAGAAGATACTCATAATCTCGTACAAAAAGCAATTGACTATAAAAGAGCAAAGCTTGGGAAAAAGATGATGGGAATGAATGTAAGATTGCAAAAGAGTGGTTATTATCCGATGATTGGTGCATTTGGTGAGTATGGAAGCAGTGATGATAAACCTTTTAATGACTTTTTTGATAAAGATTTTTACACTGTAGGTGCGCAGCTTAAATGGAATCTCTTTAGTGGTGGAAAAACAAAAGCAGAAGTTGAACAGGCTAAAATTAAATATCTCAAAGTCAATGAGCAGTTGAGTTTGGCAAAGAGGGGACTCGCTCTTAAAATTAATCAGATTAAAACTGCTGTTAAAAGTAAAGATTATGATGTTAAAGCACAAAGCAAGCAGTATGCATTGGCAAAAGAGATCTACAGAATGTATGTGGAAAAATATAAAGAGGGTTTGAGTAAAATAAGTGATGTACTCATTAAGCATTCTGAAGAGATTCAAGTACTGCTTAAACTTCTCAAAACAAAAACTGAGCGCAACGAAAAAGTTTTTGAACTAGAGAGTCTTTTGGATAAAGGAGAATAG
- the serA gene encoding phosphoglycerate dehydrogenase, with protein sequence MHKRKIVVCDHLHKKAEEILAKEQDIEYVNAADVPKGGPLYEKIKDADVIITRSSTPVDKELLEHAKNLKAIVRAGVGVDNVDMEECSRRGIIVMNVPTANTIAAVELTFAHMLSCMRAFPYAHNQLKLERIWKREAWIGNELKGKKLGIIGFGNIGSRVGKRALAFEMEVITYDPYISPEKATNLGVKYTTDFNDILACDIITIHTPKTKETINMIDREEIAKMKDGVILINCARGGLYNEDALYEGLKSGKIKFAGIDVFAKEPATDNKLLELDNVTVTPHLGANTEESQEKIAIGAATQALEAARGISYPNALNLPIKEDEMPPFVKPYLELTQKMGFLAAQVNKGAYKSIKVIAEGEIGEYIKSLITFAVVGVLKESLGETINYVNAEFVAKERGIEILSKKNPETSGYKNKVTVKLTTDRDIIEISGTIFEENVQRIVDINHFALDVEPKGKMILFKNTDVPGVIGEVGMILAKHNINIADFRLGRDNHGLALAVIIVDDDVSKDVLKELADLKACLSVSYAIL encoded by the coding sequence ATGCACAAACGAAAGATAGTTGTATGTGATCATTTGCATAAAAAGGCTGAAGAGATTCTTGCAAAAGAGCAAGATATAGAATATGTCAACGCAGCAGATGTACCAAAAGGTGGTCCTCTTTATGAGAAGATAAAAGACGCTGATGTCATCATTACACGAAGCTCTACCCCGGTCGATAAAGAGCTTTTGGAGCATGCAAAAAATCTTAAAGCGATAGTTCGAGCAGGAGTCGGGGTAGATAATGTAGATATGGAAGAGTGTAGTAGACGCGGGATCATTGTCATGAATGTTCCTACTGCGAACACAATTGCAGCAGTTGAGCTCACTTTTGCACATATGCTTAGCTGTATGCGAGCTTTTCCGTATGCACATAATCAACTAAAACTTGAGCGCATTTGGAAGCGAGAAGCTTGGATAGGGAATGAGCTCAAAGGTAAAAAGTTAGGAATTATCGGTTTTGGTAATATTGGAAGCAGAGTGGGAAAACGCGCTTTAGCTTTTGAGATGGAAGTTATCACGTACGATCCTTATATTTCACCAGAAAAAGCAACAAATCTTGGTGTAAAATATACCACAGATTTCAATGATATTTTAGCATGTGATATTATTACTATACACACACCAAAAACAAAAGAGACGATCAATATGATTGATCGTGAAGAGATCGCAAAGATGAAGGATGGTGTGATCCTTATCAATTGTGCAAGGGGTGGCCTTTATAACGAAGATGCTCTCTATGAGGGATTGAAAAGTGGGAAAATCAAATTTGCTGGAATTGATGTTTTTGCGAAGGAGCCTGCAACTGACAATAAACTCTTAGAGCTTGATAATGTTACAGTTACACCACATCTTGGTGCAAATACTGAAGAGTCACAAGAAAAGATTGCTATTGGAGCTGCAACGCAAGCACTTGAAGCAGCTAGAGGCATCAGCTATCCAAATGCTTTAAATCTTCCAATCAAAGAAGATGAGATGCCTCCTTTTGTAAAGCCATATCTGGAATTAACGCAAAAGATGGGTTTTTTGGCTGCACAAGTAAATAAGGGTGCATATAAATCTATTAAAGTCATTGCTGAAGGTGAAATTGGAGAGTATATAAAATCTCTTATTACTTTTGCAGTAGTTGGTGTACTTAAAGAATCTTTAGGTGAGACAATCAATTATGTCAATGCAGAATTTGTGGCTAAAGAGCGTGGGATTGAGATACTTAGCAAAAAAAATCCTGAAACAAGTGGTTATAAAAATAAAGTAACAGTAAAACTCACTACTGATAGAGACATCATAGAAATAAGTGGAACGATTTTTGAAGAGAATGTACAAAGAATCGTTGATATTAATCATTTTGCCCTTGATGTAGAGCCAAAAGGGAAAATGATCCTTTTTAAAAATACCGATGTGCCAGGTGTCATTGGAGAGGTCGGTATGATTTTAGCTAAACATAATATTAATATTGCAGATTTTCGGTTAGGGCGCGATAATCATGGACTGGCTTTGGCGGTGATAATTGTTGATGATGATGTAAGTAAAGATGTACTCAAAGAGCTTGCAGACCTCAAAGCTTGCCTCTCTGTCTCCTACGCAATTTTATAA
- a CDS encoding 30S ribosomal protein S1 translates to MEKEVNMGMENTGEDFAKMLEEHENKRSESRVIDGVIVEIQDNERVLVDVGEKQEGILNIKEIQDSEGNLLYQPGDTIKVMVSGYRNERPIISHKKAIAKEKVKSFIEANKDNLENMVIEGRIVGKNRGGYIVENDEGVQFFLPNSQSFFKNKPDTGRRVSAKILKIGENNDSIVISRKKFIQELAQKRKEIIDELMQEDKVVEGTVKKITNYGMFVEVAPGVEGLVHYNEISYKGPVNPAKYFNEGDKVNVKAINYESDKNRLSLSIKATQPDPWEEIKGELEPGDVINVTISNIEPYGAFVDLGNDIEGLLHISEMTWEKKPKHPSEYVKEGEQIDVEVTEIDIENRKLRVSLKNLLPKPFEEFLQNYKEGDVVEGEITSLTDFGAFVKIGAIEGLLHNQDLGWEKGLKAKDLFNVGDTTQVKIARIDREKERVSLDRKSLQESPLEKFAKTHKVGDVVKGTVRDIKDFGVFIQLEDGVDALVRNEDLAPLKKEELNKGDEIEGVISYLDTQNNRLRVSVRRLQKMKEKEALREINQEESTTLGDIIKEKLDRQG, encoded by the coding sequence ATGGAAAAAGAGGTAAACATGGGTATGGAAAATACAGGCGAAGACTTTGCAAAAATGCTTGAAGAGCATGAGAATAAACGTAGTGAATCAAGAGTTATAGATGGTGTGATTGTAGAGATACAAGATAATGAGAGAGTTTTGGTGGATGTGGGTGAGAAGCAAGAGGGTATTTTGAATATCAAAGAGATTCAAGATAGTGAGGGAAATCTTCTCTACCAACCTGGGGATACAATTAAGGTTATGGTGTCTGGATATAGAAATGAGCGTCCAATAATCTCACACAAAAAAGCTATTGCAAAAGAGAAAGTAAAGAGTTTTATTGAAGCAAACAAAGACAACTTGGAAAATATGGTCATTGAAGGACGAATTGTTGGGAAAAATAGAGGTGGATATATCGTAGAAAACGATGAAGGCGTACAATTTTTCTTGCCAAACTCCCAAAGTTTTTTCAAAAACAAACCAGATACTGGAAGAAGAGTAAGTGCAAAAATACTCAAAATCGGCGAGAATAACGACTCGATAGTTATTTCACGCAAAAAATTTATTCAAGAGCTTGCACAAAAGAGAAAAGAGATTATCGATGAATTGATGCAAGAGGATAAGGTTGTAGAAGGTACTGTGAAAAAAATTACAAACTATGGTATGTTTGTAGAAGTTGCTCCAGGCGTAGAGGGTTTAGTACACTATAATGAAATAAGCTATAAAGGCCCTGTAAATCCTGCAAAGTATTTTAACGAAGGTGATAAAGTTAATGTAAAAGCTATCAATTATGAGAGCGATAAAAATAGACTTTCTCTCTCCATTAAAGCTACACAACCAGATCCTTGGGAAGAGATCAAAGGAGAGCTTGAACCAGGCGATGTTATCAATGTCACTATAAGTAATATTGAGCCTTACGGAGCTTTTGTTGATCTTGGTAATGATATTGAAGGACTTTTACATATTAGTGAAATGACGTGGGAGAAAAAACCTAAACATCCAAGTGAGTATGTAAAAGAGGGTGAACAGATTGATGTTGAAGTAACAGAGATTGATATAGAAAATAGAAAACTGCGAGTATCTCTTAAGAATCTTTTGCCGAAACCTTTTGAAGAGTTTTTGCAAAACTATAAAGAGGGCGATGTAGTCGAGGGAGAAATTACTTCATTGACAGATTTTGGTGCTTTTGTAAAGATTGGGGCAATTGAAGGTCTTCTTCATAATCAAGATCTTGGCTGGGAAAAAGGCTTGAAGGCAAAAGATCTTTTTAATGTGGGGGATACGACACAAGTAAAAATTGCACGTATAGACAGAGAGAAAGAGCGCGTTTCACTTGATAGAAAATCCTTGCAAGAGAGCCCTCTAGAAAAATTTGCAAAAACACATAAAGTGGGCGACGTAGTAAAAGGGACTGTTCGTGATATTAAAGATTTTGGTGTGTTCATACAGCTTGAAGATGGAGTAGATGCTCTTGTGCGTAACGAAGATCTTGCTCCACTAAAAAAAGAGGAACTCAATAAAGGTGATGAAATCGAGGGAGTAATCTCTTATCTTGATACGCAGAATAATCGTCTTCGTGTTTCAGTTAGAAGACTCCAAAAGATGAAAGAGAAAGAGGCTCTTCGAGAAATTAATCAAGAAGAGAGTACAACTCTTGGTGATATTATCAAAGAGAAACTTGATAGACAGGGATGA
- a CDS encoding 4-hydroxy-3-methylbut-2-enyl diphosphate reductase, which translates to MEIKLAQNYGFCFGVKRAIKIAEESPDSVTFGPLIHNKNEIERLKKNFNVGLVEDIDEVEENSKVIVRTHGIPKDKLQILKEKNVEVVNATCPFVTKPQEIVEKMSEEGYSIVIFGDRNHPEIKGVMSYAKDPIVVLDVAELEPQLSKLKEKVATVAQTTRKFEEYAKIVNFLMQHKKEVRVFNTICNATFENQSAARELSKEADVMIVIGGKNSSNTKQLFRICKENCPDSYLIENKEEIQPLWFEGKKLCGITAGASTPNWIIEEVIEKIKKIKV; encoded by the coding sequence GTGGAGATTAAATTAGCACAAAATTACGGTTTTTGTTTTGGTGTCAAAAGAGCTATTAAAATTGCTGAAGAGAGTCCCGATAGCGTAACATTTGGACCTTTGATTCATAATAAAAATGAGATAGAAAGACTCAAAAAAAATTTCAATGTAGGGCTTGTAGAAGATATAGATGAAGTAGAAGAAAATAGCAAAGTCATTGTCCGCACACACGGTATCCCCAAAGATAAGCTTCAGATATTAAAAGAGAAAAATGTTGAAGTTGTTAATGCTACATGTCCTTTTGTGACAAAACCGCAAGAGATTGTAGAAAAGATGAGCGAAGAGGGGTATAGCATTGTTATTTTTGGAGATCGCAATCATCCAGAGATTAAAGGTGTTATGAGTTATGCAAAAGATCCTATTGTAGTTTTGGATGTTGCAGAGCTTGAACCTCAATTATCAAAACTCAAAGAGAAAGTAGCAACAGTTGCGCAGACTACGAGAAAATTTGAAGAGTATGCAAAAATAGTAAATTTCTTGATGCAACACAAAAAAGAGGTGAGAGTTTTTAATACTATTTGCAATGCCACATTTGAAAACCAAAGCGCTGCAAGAGAGTTGAGTAAAGAGGCTGATGTGATGATAGTTATAGGAGGGAAAAACTCTTCTAATACCAAGCAGCTTTTTAGAATTTGTAAAGAGAATTGTCCAGATAGTTATCTTATAGAAAATAAAGAGGAGATTCAACCATTATGGTTTGAGGGGAAAAAACTTTGTGGTATAACTGCTGGTGCATCTACTCCAAACTGGATTATTGAAGAAGTTATAGAAAAGATAAAGAAAATTAAAGTATAA